A section of the Lepidochelys kempii isolate rLepKem1 chromosome 4, rLepKem1.hap2, whole genome shotgun sequence genome encodes:
- the FAT1 gene encoding protocadherin Fat 1 isoform X6, with product MRGILIIDTMGRPLTMLLLLLVQHFGNCEGNQRPYHTSSVQFTQVQYNATVYENSAAKTYIEQPVKMGIYLANPLWDIRYKIISGDNENLFKAEEYILGNFCFLRIRTKGGNTAILNREVKDHYILTVKAVEKNTNAEARTQVRVQILDTNDLRPLFSPTSYSVSLPENTAIRTSIARVSATDADIGTNGEFYYSFKERTDMFAIHPTSGAVVLTGRLDYAETKLYELEILAVDRGMKLYGSSGISSMARLTVHVEQANEYAPVITAAVLAPSELDKDPTYAIVTVEDLDQGSNGEIASLSIVAGDPLQQFKTVRSVPGGKEYKIKAVGHIDWESQPFGYNLTLQAKDKGNPSQFSSVKVIHVTSPLFKSGPVRFEKDVYRAEISEFSPPNTPVIMVKALPSYSQLKYTFKNAPGKVRFNLNPHTGLITTLEPIKAQYASHFELEVMTSDRKASAKVLIKVKDTNSNPPEFTQTSYEASFDENVPVGTSVLSVNAKDLDEGENGYVTYSIANLNPLPFVINHFNGIISTTEDMDYELMPRVYNLRIRASDWGIPYRREVEVPVTIILNNLNDNTPLFEKINCEGTILRDLGVGEQITTVSAIDADELQLVRYQIESGNELDLFILNPNSGVLSLKQSLIDGLGAKVSFHSLRITATDGENFAVPLYINITVAASRKPVNLQCEETGVAKMLAEKLLQATKLHSHGEVEDAFFDTHSMNLHAPQFRSTLSSSVEVKENLPVGSSIILMNATDLDTGFNGKLVYAISGGNNDSSFTVDLETGMLKVLSPLDREVKDKYTLNITVYDLGIPQKSAWHLLDIKILDANDNRPEFLQDSYFVEVSENKELNSEIIQIEATDKDLGSNGEVKYSLLTDTDMFAIDSTTGVVHVVGALDREIQHVHFLKIEARDQPNEEPQLFSTVLLKVSLEDVNDNPPKFIPLNYHVKIREDLPEGTIITWLEAYDPDVGQSSQIRYSLLDSGDGTFDVDKLSGAIRIVQRLDFERRQVYNLTVRAKDKGKPISLSSTCYVEVEVVDVNENLHPPRFSSFVDKGFVKEDVPIGSSVMTVTAYDEDAGRDGEIRYSIRDGSGVGIFRIDEEKGVIETADLLDRETTSHYWLTVYATDQGVVPLSSFIEIYIEVGDVNDNAPQTTEPVYYPEVLENSPKDVSVIRIEAFDPDSSSSEKLTYKITSGNPQGFFSINPKTDWKRERETFSAF from the exons ATGAGAG GGATTTTGATAATTGACACCATGGGGAGACCCTTGAccatgctgctgttgctgctggtgCAGCATTTTGGAAACTGTGAAGGAAATCAAAGACCATATCATACTTCATCCGTGCAATTTACACAAGTCCAGTACAATGCCACGGTGTatgaaaattctgcagccaagaCTTATATTGAGCAGCCAGTAAAAATGGGCATTTACCTTGCAAATCCACTGTGGGATATAAGATACAAAATTATTTCTGGTGACAATGAAAACTTGTTCAAAGCTGAAGAGTATATTCTTGGAAACTTTTGCTTTTTGAGAATACGGACCAAGGGAGGAAATACAGCTATTCTTAACAGAGAGGTGAAAGACCATTACATATTGACTGTAAAAGCAGTTGAAAAGAATACTAATGCTGAAGCACGCACACAGGTCAGGGTGCAGATACTGGATACAAATGACTTAAGACCCTTGTTTTCTCCAACATCGTACAGTGTTTCTTTGCCTGAAAATACAGCAATAAGGACCAGCATTGCAAGAGTAAGTGCAACAGATGCAGATATTGGAACCAATGGAGAATTTTACTACAGTTTTAAAGAAAGAACAGATATGTTTGCTATACATCCAACAAGTGGTGCAGTGGTTCTAACTGGAAGACTCGACTATGCAGAAACTAAGCTTTATGAGCTGGAAATCCTCGCAGTGGATCGTGGAATGAAATTGTACGGCAGCAGCGGTATTAGCAGCATGGCAAGGCTAACTGTTCACGTAGAGCAAGCAAATGAATATGCTCCTGTTATTACAGCTGCTGTATTGGCTCCTTCAGAATTGGACAAGGATCCAACATATGCAATTGTAACGGTTGAGGACCTTGATCAGGGTTCAAATGGAGAAATAGCATCATTAAGTATTGTGGCTGGTGACCCACTTCAGCAGTTCAAAACGGTGAGGTCTGTTCCAGGAGGTAAAGAATATAAAATCAAAGCTGTCGGCCACATTGATTGGGAGAGCCAACCTTTTGGATATAATCTGACTCTTCAGGCTAAAGATAAAGGAAATCCTTCACAGTTTTCTTCTGTAAAAGTTATTCATGTGACATCTCCACTGTTTAAGTCTGGACCGGTCAGATTTGAAAAAGATGTGTACAGAGCAGAGATAAGTGAATTTTCCCCTCCAAACACTCCTGTGATAATGGTAAAAGCTTTACCTAGTTATTCCcaattaaaatatacttttaaaaatgcaccAGGCAAAGTCAGATTCAACTTAAACCCGCACACAGGTCTTATTACCACTTTAGAACCAATAAAAGCACAATATGCATCCCATTTTGAACTTGAAGTCATGACAAGTGACAGAAAAGCCTCTGCAAAAGTGTTGATTAAAGTAAAAGACACAAACAGTAATCCCCCTGAATTTACTCAGACATCATATGAAGCTTCCTTCGATGAAAATGTGCCAGTTGGTACTAGTGTCTTGAGTGTGAATGCAAAAGATCTTGATGAGGGTGAGAATGGTTATGTGACGTATAGCATTGCAAACTTGAATCCTTTACCATTTGTGATTAACCATTTCAATGGTATTATCAGTACCACAGAAGACATGGATTATGAATTGATGCCAAGGGTTTACAATTTAAGGATTCGAGCATCTGATTGGGGCATACCATATCGTCGAGAAGTTGAAGTTCCCGttactattattttaaataatttgaacGATAACACACCACTATTTGAGAAAATAAATTGTGAGGGAACAATCCTTAGGGATCTTGGTGTTGGAGAACAAATTACTACTGTATCTGCTATTGATGCTGATGAGCTCCAGTTGGTGAGATACCAGATTGAATCTGGAAATGAATTAGATTTATTTATCTTAAATCCAAACTCTGGGGTGCTTTCCCTGAAGCAATCTCTAATAGATGGTTTAGGTGCTAAAGTATCTTTTCATAGTCTGAGAATTACAGCTACAGATGGTGAGAACTTTGCAGTACCATTATATATCAACATAACTGTAGCTGCCAGTCGTAAACCAGTAAACTTGCAATGTGAAGAGACTGGTGTAGCCAAAATGCTGGCAGAGAAATTACTGCAGGCAACTAAGCTGCACTCTCATGGTGAGGTTGAGGATGCTTTCTTTGATACTCACTCTATGAATCTACATGCACCTCAGTTTCGAAGTACTCTTTCAAGCAGTGTTGAAGTAAAGGAAAACCTGCCTGTGGGTTCCAGCATAATACTTATGAATGCCACTGATCTTgacactggcttcaatggaaaaCTAGTTTATGCTATCTCTGGAGGTAATAATGATAGTAGTTTTACTGTGGATTTGGAAACAGGAATGTTAAAGGTTTTATCTCCCCTTGATCGAGAAGTAAAAGATAAATACACTCTGAATATTACTGTGTATGATCTGGGAATACCACAAAAGTCTGCGTGGCATCTTTTAGATATCAAAATTTTGGATGCCAATGATAACAGACCAGAGTTTTTACAGGACAGCTATTTTGTTGAAGTGAGTGAAAACAAGGAGCTGAACAGCGAAATCATTCAGATTGAAGCCACAGATAAAGATTTGGGATCCAATGGGGAAGTGAAATATTCTCTTCTTACAGATACAGACATGTTCGCTATTGACAGTACGACAGGTGTTGTGCACGTTGTAGGGGCTTTGGATCGTGAAATCCAGCACGTGCATTTCCTGAAAATAGAAGCCAGGGACCAGCCAAATGAAGAACCTCAGTTGTTTTCCACTGTACTTTTGAAAGTGTCTTTAGAAGATGTCAATGACAATCCTCCTAAATTTATTCCATTGAATTATCATGTGAAAATTCGAGAGGACCTTCCAGAAGGAACTATTATCACATGGCTGGAAGCGTATGATCCTGATGTGGGCCAGTCAAGTCAAATACGATACAGCCTTTTAGATAGTGGAGATGGAACCTTTGATGTAGATAAATTGAGTGGAGCAATACGTATTGTACAAAGACTGGATTTTGAAAGGAGACAAGTTTATAACCTAACTGTACGGGCCAAGGACAAAGGAAAGCCGATTTCATTATCTTCTACCTGTTACGTTGAGGTTGAGGTAGTTGATGTAAATGAAAATTTGCACCCTCCACGGTTTTCCAGCTTTGTGGATAAGGGTTTTGTAAAAGAAGATGTCCCTATTGGTTCATCTGTGATGACAGTGACTGCCTATGATGAGGATGCAGGAAGAGATGGAGAGATTAGGTATTCAATCAGAGATGGATCTGGTGTTGGCATTTTCAGAATAGATGAAGAAAAAG